A single Primulina eburnea isolate SZY01 chromosome 11, ASM2296580v1, whole genome shotgun sequence DNA region contains:
- the LOC140805467 gene encoding uncharacterized protein, which yields MWKEIRMLRQQLGSREPAPKRGSPFSLAILEERLPPNFRQSNVGEYDGNFDPEEHLGRFENAALLHQYSYGVRCRVFLGTLVRSAQQWFNTLQPNSIQSFEDFATAFLNRFASSKRHQKNYLSLFVMKQQEAETLREFVQRFNNAALEIPAATPDIMISAFTQGLRGGEFFKSLVKKPPLSNDDLLARAEKYVNLEDAQWYRRMERRPGGSRVEGAEKGGRQRGAGEREEDRTSSRRQFSSHVPLDRSRDGVMEVREPAGRWEKLRRVGCSARLPSRDRREGSLFRSRQRSRSPPRRGQGPPWINQRMGEQRGEGRCQDVPQELVEPRRGMNEDNHPTREMIHMISEDATDGDCGRARKAHGRSFGPEDLRGVVTPHNDALVVTTTIANYDVAKIFVDNGSSVNVLFKSMLDQMKVEGFEFEPVSTPLYGFAGHVIPPLGQIVLPLSLGTDPRRITKMIAFTVVDTFSAYNGILGRPALKDFRAVASTYHQKLKFPVGKGVGVLCGDQKVACRCYEGVVRGEGKRSRVELNMIGKGRSG from the exons ATGTGGAAGGAAATACGGATGTTGAGGCAGCAGTTGGGAAGCAGAGAGCCGGCACCCAAGAGAGGAAGTCCTTTTTCACTAGCCATTTTAGAAGAAAGGCTTCCTCCGAATTTCCGACAATCAAACGTTGGAGAATATGATGGAAATTTTGACCCCGAGGAACACTTGGGAAGATTCGAGAATGCGGCTCTGTTGCACCAATACTCGTATGGAGTCAGGTGCAGGGTGTTTTTGGGCACGTTGGTGAGGTCTGCCCAGCAATGGTTTAATACCCTGCAGCCTAACTCGATACAGTCTTTTGAGGATTTTGCTACGGCTTTCTTGAACAGATTCGCCAGTAGTAAGCGacatcagaaaaattatttgagcttGTTCGTGATGAAACAGCAAGAGGCCGAGACTTTGCGAGAATTTGTCCAGCGTTTTAACAATGCGGCGTTGGAGATACCAGCGGCTACCCCGGATATCATGATAAGTGCCTTCACACAAGGACTGAGGGGAGGAGAGTTTTTCAAGTCGCTGGTCAAGAAACCTCCGTTGAGCAATGATGATCTGTTGGCTCGAGCTGAGAAATATGTAAACTTGGAAGATGCCCAATGGTACAGAAGGATGGAGAGACGGCCCGGAGGAAGTAGGGTTGAGGGAGCGGAGAAAGGAGGAAGGCAGAGGGGTGCGGGGGAAAGAGAGGAAGACAGAACTAGTAGTAGAAGACAATTCTCATCCCATGTTCCCCTAGATAGGAGTCGGGACGGAGTGATGGAGGTGAGGGAGCCCGCGGGGAGGTGGGAGAAGTTGCGAAGGGTTGGGTGCAGTGCTAGATTGCCTTCACGGGATAGACGAGAAGGATCCTTATTCAGGAGTCGACAAAGGTCTCGCTCGCCCCCTAGGCGTGGTCAAGGCCCTCCATGGATAAATCAGAGGATGGGTGAGCAGAGAGGGGAAGGTCGATGTCAAGATGTCCCTCAGGAGCTCGTGGAACCGAGGAGGGGAATGAATGAGGATAACCACCCTACGAGAGaaatgattcatatgatctcggaGGATGCTACTGATGGAGACTGTGGGCGAGCTCGGAAGGCACATGGGAGAAG CTTTGGGCCGGAAGACCTCCGAGGCGTTGTGACTCCAcataacgatgccttggtggtAACGACCACCATTGCCAATTATGATGTGGCAAAGATATTTGTTGATAATGGAAGCTCCGTGAACGTCTTGTTCAAGAGCATGTTGGATCAGATGAAGGTGGAAGGATTTGAGTTTGAGCCGGTCTCCACCCCGCTGTATGGGTTTGCAGGACACGTCATCCCACCTTTGGGTCAGATTGTGCTTCCCCTATCCTTGGGAACTGATCCTCGGCGGATAACAAAGATGATAGCGTTCACCGTGGTGGATACTTTTTCAGCGTATAATGGAATTCTAGGACGGCCAGCCCTGAAGGATTTCAGAGCCGTAGCTTCCACTTATCATCAGAAGCTTAAGTTTCCTGTGGGAAAAGGAGTTGGAGTCTTGTGCGGGGACCAAAAAGTCGCGTGTCGGTGTTATGAAGGGGTAGTGAGGGGGGAGGGAAAAAGATCACGTGTGGAGCTTAACATGATTGGGAAAGGAAGAAGTGGGTAA